Within the Sphingobium baderi genome, the region CATCATGGGCCATGTGATAGCCAGCAGCGCCCGGCTCGCCGGACTGGTCGACGGATCGATCACGGCAGAGGAACTGACGGTGGAGAGCAGCGCACGGATCACCGGCGATGTAACCTACAGGCGGATTTCCATCGAACCAGGCAGCCGGATCGACGGAAGGCTGACGCACCGGGACGGTGAAGAAACCCCAGCCGCCGAACTGAAGCTGATTACCAGCGACGGCGCGGCCTGAATTCAGTTCACCGGCGGGCGGCGACGATAGCTGAGCGCTTCGGCCACATGCACGCGGCCCACACGGTCGGCTCCGGCAAGGTCGGCGATGGTCCGGGCGACGCGCAGAACGCGGGTGTAGCCGCGCGCGGACAGCTTCATGGCGGCGGCAGCCTGCGCCAACAACTCCCGTCCCGCCTCGTCCGGACCCGCCACATCTTCCAGCCTTTCGCCATCCACCTCCGCATTGGTCCGGGTGCGCGTTCCGGCATAGCGTTCGGTCTGGATCGTCCGCGCGGCCGCAACGCGGGCGGCGACTTCGGCAGACCCCTCGCTGGGCGGGGGCAGGACCAGATCGGCGCCTGTCACCGCCTGCACTTCCACATGCAGGTCGATGCGATCCAGAAGCGGTC harbors:
- a CDS encoding bactofilin family protein — protein: MFSKSSKSQRPVSPASATGAKKTPFSLIGGDVSITGDLSASVDLHIDGRIEGDITCAALVQGPDSHIMGHVIASSARLAGLVDGSITAEELTVESSARITGDVTYRRISIEPGSRIDGRLTHRDGEETPAAELKLITSDGAA